A window of the Xiashengella succiniciproducens genome harbors these coding sequences:
- a CDS encoding gliding motility protein GldB: MKRSFYLALVLITTLVSCNRTKSPDVKGIEVDFELIPFYEELFAIAPDNFQYEAERMKEKYGSYLEAYSMGIIRIGSTEDEDFVGNMSFFLAYEPNKEVLDTVNIVFKDRDALRSKLEKAFKHYRYYFPEALIPDVYLHISGFNQSIVIDSSWVSISLEKYLGRNCDFYERLAIPVYLRRFMSPEKVVPDVMLSIGMTEYPYNSKTDDLINQMIYEGKMRYFVRKMIPDIPDTTLFDFNTTQMEWVRNYEKDMWQMIVEQKHLFDNDRMVLQRYIGKSPFTYYLGQESPGGAAIYLGYRIVESYMKRYPETTLADLMKINDGSQVLMEARYNP, translated from the coding sequence ATGAAGAGAAGTTTTTATTTAGCGTTAGTACTGATAACAACCCTTGTTTCGTGCAATAGAACCAAATCTCCCGATGTGAAGGGTATTGAAGTTGACTTTGAGCTAATCCCTTTTTATGAGGAGTTGTTTGCAATTGCTCCCGATAATTTTCAATACGAAGCAGAACGTATGAAGGAGAAATATGGTTCATACCTTGAGGCTTACAGCATGGGGATTATCAGGATTGGTTCGACGGAAGATGAGGATTTTGTGGGTAACATGAGCTTCTTTCTTGCATATGAGCCAAATAAGGAGGTGCTGGATACAGTAAATATAGTATTCAAGGACAGGGACGCTTTACGGAGTAAGCTTGAGAAGGCCTTCAAGCACTATCGGTACTACTTTCCAGAAGCATTAATCCCGGATGTATATCTGCATATATCAGGATTTAATCAGTCAATCGTGATTGATTCTTCATGGGTATCAATCAGCCTTGAGAAATATCTTGGACGGAACTGTGACTTTTATGAGAGACTAGCTATTCCTGTTTATCTGAGGAGATTTATGTCGCCCGAGAAGGTCGTTCCCGATGTGATGTTATCTATTGGTATGACTGAGTATCCATACAACAGCAAGACTGATGATCTTATCAATCAGATGATTTATGAGGGTAAGATGAGGTACTTTGTCAGGAAGATGATTCCTGATATTCCTGATACTACATTGTTTGATTTCAATACCACCCAGATGGAATGGGTGCGAAATTACGAGAAGGATATGTGGCAAATGATTGTAGAGCAGAAACATCTGTTTGATAACGACAGAATGGTATTACAGAGATATATTGGCAAAAGTCCCTTTACCTATTATCTGGGTCAGGAATCACCTGGTGGTGCTGCGATTTATCTGGGATACCGGATTGTTGAGTCGTATATGAAGCGTTATCCTGAAACCACGCTTGCAGATCTTATGAAAATCAACGATGGCAGTCAGGTGCTTATGGAGGCCCGTTACAATCCCTGA